The nucleotide window GACGGGCGAGCCAGAATTGCTCGCCCGTCAGAGCATCCGGCGCGGGTCCGTGAGTGGTGGCGCGCTCGGTGATCCTGTGTTCGTTGGAGAGGTGGCGAAAGGGGCTCATGCCGCACCTCCGTCGCTTTTGCCACACATCCGCGAGATCAGGCCGCGCCGATCCTTGTGGGCGTTCACGGCGGCGCGGATGGAGGGCAGGGGGGCGCGGCGGGCCTCGTCCACCGCATTGGGCAGCTCCGGCACGGGGTAGTGGCTGGGGCAGAGCTCGAGGCGAGCGGCGTGGCGCCCTTCTATGCGGGCCGAGGTGCCGTCTTCACGGAGCTGCTCTTCCTTGAGTTGCAACCAAGCGTCCTGCACAGCGGCAGGGCGGCGAAGGACGAGATCCGGCGTGGTCACTACGCGGGACAATCCGGCGAACCGTGTGGGGTGAAGCATTGCATTCTCCATCTCTGGCCCAGCGATCGGCCGAAGGTGGCGTTGATCGGGGAGGAACGCTGTCATGCTAGGCGGTAATATTACCGCAGTCAACTTTTGGCGGTAAAAAAACCGTATAGATTTGATGATGCCCCTGTCAATTTGCATCACCCTCCCTATGGCGCCTCGGGTTGCAGACACGGTCCTGCGCTGCGGCTGGGCTTGCTGCAGTTCAGTTTGCAGGATGAGTGCTTAGGAGCGTTTCATCCTAACGGCTTGCGCTGCGAGTGGATGCAGAACCGTGCTCAATGTCCCGCTCTTGAGATAGTCAAAGTGTCCGAATTGACGCGAATCATGGGAAATATTATTCTGCCATGTATAGTTTAGGAGAAATATTATGATGAGAAATTCCCTTGGAGGAGCGCTTGTGCTCTGTGTTTTCGCAGTCGCGGCGCAAGCTCAGGACGAGCTCCAGAACCCGCGCGCCGATTACGTGGACGGGACTTTGTTGACCAATAGTGCGCGGTCAGTGGTCCATGCAATGAACGCGATTTTTGATCCGCCGCCCGGCGTGCGGATCGAGACAAAGATCGTCTATCAAACCAAAGAAGACGAAGACGAGGGCACGACCGATGATCACGATACGACGATTGGTTGCTACGGCATCCCAGAAGTTTGCAACCATATGGAAACCATCATCGATATCGTGATGGAAGATCCGGATCATTGGGCATGCACGAGTGTCCCAGAAGGTGTCGAGTGCACGCACCGGCCACACTGACAAAGTGACACTTTGGCCCGCCCGATGCTCTTTTCAGGCCTGTCGTGTGAGGTTGCGGTGATTTCCGGTTTTGAAGACCAAGGTCACGTTCGACGCCATACTGCGCCTCGCGCCTAGCTAGGTTTGCTTGGTGAGCAGCGTCAAAGCTTCTTGGCAAGTTCGGCCGGCCACGCCAATCGTACGCGCGCTGCCCATTTTAGGCGCTTGTTCCACATCGTCGTCGCGCCGGGGTTAAGCGATATCAGGTGAAACAGGCCGGGCTCGTCGCCCGGTTTCACTTGCTTGACCCACCCCATGCCGTCCTCGTCCTCGACCACGCAGCGGTGACCGATCACGTCGTCGGGCACACCATCAGGGGCATGGCGGGTGTAGAAGAGCAGGTCGCCTGCGCTGAAAACGGGCTCCATGCTGTCGCCTTCGACCTCGACAGCGACCACTCCATGAGGAGAGAGGCCTGGCGGGCATTCGACTTGCGGGCCATCACCCTTCGCATAGACGTCGAAAACCGGCACTCGAGCGCCCGCGCCAACTTTACCTGCGATGGCAACGGTCGGAGCGCTTTCTTCACCTATTCCGTGTAGGAGCCAAAGTTCAGAGACGCGGAGCGCCGCGGCAACCTTGCTAATGGAGCTGACATTTGCGCCGGCATTTTCTTCGCCGGCCTCGTGTCTCCGTCGCCAGTTGCGAATTCCGTCCTTCGACAGTCCAGCCTGAACCGCCAAAGCCTGCTCTGAAAGCTTAAGCTCTTCGCGGCGCGCAGTGATGCGCTGGAGGATCTCACCCATGTCCATGCGCTCAAAATTACCGCATGGTATCACTATCGTAGAGCGGTAAGATAACCGTTGACGATGCGGTAAAATAACCGCATGTTGCGCGTTATGCAGACCATTGAAACCCTTCTGGCGATCGCAGACGCCTATAAGAGAGCCGCTGGTGTCGATCACGACAGCACAGTCTCGCACCGTGTGTTTGGCGATAGCAAGAAACTGGGCGCCCTGCGCTCAGGCGCAGATATCACGCTGCGCCGTTTCAACGAGGCAATGTGCTGGTTTGAGGCAAACTGGCCGGCAGAATGCGAACTTCCGCTGCCCGCACCGTTTTCGCCAAGTCCCGACACTGTTGCCGCTGCTGCTGAATGAATGCGCTGTCCCATCCTTCGAACATGACGTCGCGCCGCATCACCGACCAGCTAACAGATCTGGAGCCGTTCACATGAGAGCCTATCGAGCCGGGACGATCTCGGAAGCCGTGCAGAACGCGGTCGAGGCGATCCCTCAGCGGACGCACCGCGAGGTGGCGTCCTTCCTCGGCATCCGTGCATCGACACTGTCCTACGGAATGGACCCGTCCGAGGATCGCCCCGGCGGCCTCGGCATCGCCTATGTGGATCGCCTCTGCGACCGGTGGCCGGAAGCCGCAGCGCACCTGGCGCAGCACTTTGCGGCGCGCGCCGGCGGCTTGTTCCAGCCCAACGCCACGACTGCGGCGCCCAAGGCGGCCTGGCAGCACGTGGCGACGATGGCGAAGGAGACTGGTGAGGCGGTCGCGGCGCTGTCGAGCGTCGAGCATGGCGCTGACCGGGCCGAGGTGCGCCGCGAGCTGATCGAGGCGCGGGACGCCATCGATGCCGCGCTGCGTGACCACGATGCGGAGCAGCGGGCCATTCCACTGAGGGGAGCCGTCAAATGAGCACCGCTAAGGACCTTCTCGGCCGTCCGCCGGTCATGCGCCGCGTCAGGCGGGGCCCGCGAGACGACCGGCGCGCGTTCCAGGGCGAGACGCGTGACGGCCTGACCCGGGTGCGCGTGCCGGGGGCCAACACCAGCCCGGGATCGCCGTCGGCGATCGTGACGCGGAGCGCCGCGCCCAGGGAGCGCACATGACGGTCCGGGCCTTCTCTGTCATCGGCGGCGAGGACGATCTGCCGGTCTATCCCTTCACGCGGGAGGACCGCCTCGAGAGTCATTACTTCATGGCGTGGGAGCGGCGGCGCTGGTTGAACAGCGACATGCGCATGAAGGGGCGGCCTGAATGCCGGGCGCTCTACTTCGACCTGATCTGCATCTCTTTCGAGCAGTCACCGATCGGGACGCTGCCCGACGACATGTCGCTGCTCGCCAAGTTCACGCACACCGACCAGGGGCACTTCGAGCAGCTCTGTGCCAGCGCCTTCGGACCGTTGCACAAGTGGCGCCGGTGCCGCTGCGAGGACGAGGAGGAGGTGCGGCTCTATCACCCGATGGTGCTGCGCACGCTGACCGAGGCGGTGGCGCGGAAGGCGGACAACCGTGCCAAGACCGAGGCCGCGAACATCCAGAAGCGGCTGCAGCGGCTGCGGACGACGGTCGCGGGCTTCGCGCCGGATCTCGCGAAGAACGACGCTGCCATTCGCTGGATGGACGAGTGGCTGATCAAGGAAGGCTGCGAGTATCGCAACGCGACCTGGATCGAGCGCGCGATGATGGGTTGGTCGAACCGCATGTTCGACGGGCGGGCGAAGCGATGAGCGGCCTGGCGGGAATGTCCGGAACTGTCCGGCGGACACTGTTGGACAGTGTCGCGGACACTCTGCGGACAGTGTTTGGAGAATGTGAAGCAGCACCAATGGCTTACGTAAACTGTCCCGAACTGTCCGGCACGATAGGGACAAAGACAGAGACACAGACAGGGACAGGGACGGTCGCGCTCCGTTCCGACCGTGCAGCCTGTGGATAAGTCGGATTTGCAGAGAGTGGAGGCGATGATGGACAGCGAAGGACAGACCACGAAGGCGGAGAGCAAGCGGGACCGGGTGCGGCGGCTGCTGATCGAGCCGCTGAGTGCCTGGGGCTTCCGCAAGCCGAGCAACGTGAGCGAGGAGAAGCACGCGAAGTTCCTCGTCGACCTGGCGGACGGGCTTTCCTACCTCGGCGACGACCAGCTGGAGACGCTGCGCGAGTTCCTCAGGACGAAGGGCGAGGGCAAGGACCGGCGCGGGTGGCCGCGCATGGCGACGATCACGCCGCTGGCCGAGGCGATCGCGCCGCGCCCGCTCGAGGAGATCCCGGTGATCGCCAGCTGGTTCGGCTCGGCGCGCGGGCCGCAGGCGCTGGAGGAGGGCACGCTGGTGGCCGAGTTCCAGTTCGTCTCGGGGCTCAAGCGGCCGCCGCTGCACGAGGGCGACTGGCGGCGCATCCGCGAACGGGCGGCGGAGCATGACAGCAACAGGCGGGTGCGCGGCGACCGGGTGCGCCGGGGCGTGGCGGACCAGGACGATCGGCAGTGGCTGGCTTGGTACGCGCAGCTCGAGGCGCGGGCGCTGGCACTGCTGCCCGGCGCGGGCACGGAGACAGACCACAGGACAACGGGGTGAGCAGATGGTGAAGACCTACAGCAAGGGCGCGCGGCGCCGGGCGAAGCGGGCGGCGGGGACCGAGAGCGGGCTGGACCTGCCGGGGCTGGCCGCGGTGACGCGGCGCGAGCCGAACGGGCGGACGCGGCGCAGCATGGCGGACCGCGATCCGTCGATCGATCCGCTGGCGGTGCGGTGCCGGCACGTCGGGATCCAGCCGGATGCCGCCGGCCTGCGCGAAGTGCGGTCGCCATGGTTCGGCTGCCGGGCGGGTCGGGCGATGGCGGCGGCGGTGCGCGATCACGACGAGCGGTCGCGGCTCTGGGACGCGATCCAGCACATGCGGCGGGTGCAGGTGGCGATGGATCGGGCCATCGGCGCGCCGTCGCGGCATGCGCGCTGCCTGCGGCTGCTGGTGC belongs to Salipiger profundus and includes:
- a CDS encoding S24 family peptidase — protein: MGEILQRITARREELKLSEQALAVQAGLSKDGIRNWRRRHEAGEENAGANVSSISKVAAALRVSELWLLHGIGEESAPTVAIAGKVGAGARVPVFDVYAKGDGPQVECPPGLSPHGVVAVEVEGDSMEPVFSAGDLLFYTRHAPDGVPDDVIGHRCVVEDEDGMGWVKQVKPGDEPGLFHLISLNPGATTMWNKRLKWAARVRLAWPAELAKKL